One Clarias gariepinus isolate MV-2021 ecotype Netherlands chromosome 5, CGAR_prim_01v2, whole genome shotgun sequence genomic region harbors:
- the LOC128524595 gene encoding centromere protein J-like: MSFPAAPQSHFLRRWTASSSRAGVFLSGSPGEAGSVRGSCSSPGVKMSLEDSFSDSFSLLPVSRSSHCLSVDPPCSSSSSTDAFSEPPTEVDIRHRAATNPQPLIDRLREMKQLQQRMQEQLKALKQEQLQKLQREQSKLVGMVPAATGIIHCLTSMFNLIHL; encoded by the exons ATGTCCTTTCCAGCTGCACCTCAGTCTCATTTTCTGCGGCGCTGGACGGCAAGCAGCTCCCGGGCCGGGGTGTTTCTCAGCGGTTCCCCAGGAGAAGCGGGCTCTGTCAGGGGCAGCTGCAGCTCTCCAGGTGTCAAAATGTCTTTAGAGGACTCCTTCAGTGACTCGTTTTCCCTTTTACCTGTGTCCCGCAGCAGTCACTGCCTGAGTGTGGACCCCCCCTGTTCTTCATCGTCCAGCACTGATGCCTTCTCCGAACCCCCCACTGAAGTGGACATCAGACACCGTGCTGCGACAAACCCCCAACCGCTCATTGATCGGCTCCGAGAA ATGAAGCAGCTGCAGCAGCGCATGCAAGAGCAACTAAAAGCCCTCAAACAGGAGCAGCTGCAAAAACTGCAGCGTGAGCAGTCAAAGCTAGTGGGAATGGTGCCGGCTGCCACAGGTATAATACACTGCCTCACTTCAATGTTCAATTTAATACACCTCTGA